Part of the Sphingobium lignivorans genome is shown below.
ACCGTCGCCCAGGCATAGACGCCCGTGAGCGCCACCAGCAGCCCACCCCACATCCAGAGCAGTGCCGGATGGCCGGCCAGCCAATAGTCCCAGCTTCGCGTGTCCGTCTCGTAGAAGAGCGGCCCGCCGGGCCCCATCAGCACGAAGGGCGGATAGCAGATCAGCGCCGCGATCCAGCCGCCGAGCAGCGGATTGGCGGAGCGGATATGCGCGTCGAGCGGCCGCATGGTCAGCACATAGCCCGCCGTGGCGAAAGCGACGTCCACCACGAACATCAGCGTGATAAGGAATCCCGCGAGGCTGACGGGATTGGTCCACAGGTCCGCTGTCTGCCAGCGCACCATGCCCGCAAAACTGCCCGGCACGACGGCGAGCATGAAGGCGAGGAAGAAGGCCTTGACCGTCCAGCTCAGCGCATGGTTGGCGATCGCGCCGCGCGCGGGTCTGCCTGCCGCGCCGCCGATCAGCCATTGCCCGAAGGCGTAGGCGCCGTCGCGCGGTTCCAGCATGTGGCGGTCGATCCACAGCACATAGGGGATGGAGAGCAGCACCACCGCCGGCGCCGCATGGCTGATGACGGAGAGCGCATAGCGATAGTCGCCCTGCATGTACCAGCCGCCGGTCACGTAGAAGAGCGCAATGATGCCCCATGTCGTCCACAGGCCGGTGATCTTGATGACGGCCCCGTCCACCACCGCGCGCAGCGGGCGCGGGTTCGACCAGTCGAGCCCGGTGCTGGCGCGGCGATGCACCTTGTCGATGAGCAGCGACCAGAGGATCATCGGGATGCCGCAGGCGAACACGGCGGCGAGGCCGGCATGCGGCCCGTCCATGTGATAGTGCCGCGCGACCACGATCCAGACGGCCAGCCCGGCAAGGCCAGCCAGCCCGACACCATGGCTGACCGCCGATGGCGGGCATGGTTCCGGCGCGGCAGGGCGATCGTTCATGCCGCTGTCCTAGCCCGCAATGGTAAGCAAGCCGTGAAGTCGTTCAGCCGCCCAGCATGTTGATGGTGAAGGCGACGATGCCGAGATTGAACACGAAGGCGGCGAGGCAATGGAACAGCGCCACCTTGCGCAGGCCCGGATCGGTGATCGCGATGTCGCTGGTCTGGAAGGTCATGCCGAGCGTGAAGGCGAAATAGGCGAAGTCCCAGTAATCCGGCTCCTCCCGGCGCGGAAAGTCGAGCCCGCCCCGGTCCCCGCCATCCTTGCCGCCGCTGTAGAACAGGAAGGCGTAGTGCAGCGTGTAGACGATGTTGGAGAAGAGCCAGGCCAGCGTCAGCGTCGCCATGATGAGCGCGGCGGTCGGCAGCGGCGTCCCGTGGCCGTACAGGAGCGCGCTGGCGACCACCACGAGGATGACGCCCATGACGATCCCGGTTAGCGCCAGGATCAGGGTGCGGTTGGCGTCGTTGCGCCGGGCATGCTCGCGCATCCGGTCCGCCCCGTGAGACAGCATCGAGGGGACGGTGGCGAGCAGCGCGAGCACGCCCAGATCGAAGCCGAGCATGATGCCGTGGACCGGCCCCAGCAGCAGCGAGAGCGGGAGCGCGCTGGCGAAGACCAGCAGGAACAGGCCGTAGCGCCAGGGCAGGATCGCCTTGTCGGCCCGTCGCGTCATGCTCATCATCCGGCACTCTTCCTGTCGCCGCCGCTCGCCGGCAGCCCGGCGCTTATGGCATGGCAGCCTCGTCGCTGAACAGCCCGTCTCGGCGTGCCGGTCCGGCGTTGCATCCGCGCCGGCCCGGCCCATATTGTTACCCATCCCCCCGCCGGAGTCGTCCCCCATGCGCTACAACCAGCTTGGCCGCACAGGCCTCACCGTTTCTGAACTCTGCCTCGGCACCATGACCTTCGGCTCGGGCGAAGGCCTGTGGACGCAGATCGGGCAGCTCGGCCAGTCCGCCGCCGATGCAATGGTGAAGACCGCCTTCGATGCCGGCATCAATTTCTACGATACTGCCAATGTCTATTCGTCCGGCTCGTCGGAGGCCGTGCTGGGCCAGGCGATCCGCAATCTCGGCCTTGCCCGCACGGACGTGGTGATCGCCACAAAGGTGCTCGGGCCGATGGGAAGCGGCGTCAATGATCGCGGCCTCTCGCGCGGCCATATCATGGA
Proteins encoded:
- a CDS encoding methyltransferase family protein, producing the protein MNDRPAAPEPCPPSAVSHGVGLAGLAGLAVWIVVARHYHMDGPHAGLAAVFACGIPMILWSLLIDKVHRRASTGLDWSNPRPLRAVVDGAVIKITGLWTTWGIIALFYVTGGWYMQGDYRYALSVISHAAPAVVLLSIPYVLWIDRHMLEPRDGAYAFGQWLIGGAAGRPARGAIANHALSWTVKAFFLAFMLAVVPGSFAGMVRWQTADLWTNPVSLAGFLITLMFVVDVAFATAGYVLTMRPLDAHIRSANPLLGGWIAALICYPPFVLMGPGGPLFYETDTRSWDYWLAGHPALLWMWGGLLVALTGVYAWATVAFGLRFSNLTHRGILTHGPYRLSRHPAYLSKNAFWWCSAMPFLVTTGSLETAVRNTLLLALTSGVYYWRARTEEAHLGTDPAYRAYSDWMARHGPVPRLLALIGGQRAPKREGDIQPARMTGGGRSVSPPRLKSADGCAAA
- a CDS encoding DUF1345 domain-containing protein, whose amino-acid sequence is MSMTRRADKAILPWRYGLFLLVFASALPLSLLLGPVHGIMLGFDLGVLALLATVPSMLSHGADRMREHARRNDANRTLILALTGIVMGVILVVVASALLYGHGTPLPTAALIMATLTLAWLFSNIVYTLHYAFLFYSGGKDGGDRGGLDFPRREEPDYWDFAYFAFTLGMTFQTSDIAITDPGLRKVALFHCLAAFVFNLGIVAFTINMLGG